Part of the Deltaproteobacteria bacterium genome is shown below.
GCGCGAGTTGGCGCACGTGCTCGAGCGCGGCGTGGCGCTCGCGCAGCACGAGGTGCTGACCGCCGAGGACCTGCCCGACGAGCTCAGGCGGTCGGCACCCGGCCCGGCGCGCGCGACGCTGGAGGACCGCCCCACGCTGGCGGAGTTGAAGCGCCGCTACGTGCACCGCGTCTTCGAGGAGAGCGGAGGCAACGTGAGCCGGGCCGCGCAGGTGCTCGGCGTCGACCGCCGCTCCCTCTACCGCATGCTGCAGCGCTACGGGGTGTCGCCGCGGGGCGGCGAGCCGGGGTAGCCGAGACCGATTGCCACACCGCCGGGGCAGGCGGTCCCGCTCCCGCGGGCGATCCGGCCGCAATCGCGCCATTCGCCGTTGGCACTCCGCTTGCTCGCCCGGGCATGAGCCGTTTCCACGCTGTCGCCGTTCCCGCTTCGCCGGTCATGACCCGCGAGGTGGTGGACCCGCGGCGGGCCCGTTGCGGATCTCGGAGTGAAGACGTCGGCGGTCCCGTCCGTCCAAGGGCGTGGATGAGGACATGGCGGGAGCGCTGGCGCTGGTTCGGTCTCGCGCAGGAATGACTCCCGCGTCCTGCGCGTGTGTGGCGCGGAGCGGGCCTCGGCTCATCCCCCCATGGGCCACCCGCTCCGCGTCGTCTTCTCTCCCGGCGGGGCGGGCGTGAGCCGGCCCGCGCCGTCCTTCGAACGGCATCGAGTCGAGGGTCCGCGACGTCGGCGGCGAGCGCGGCGTCGCCGTCAGCATCGAGCGGGACAGGGCGGTGCAGCCGCTGCCTCGACCCGGCCGAGGAAGTCGGCCGCGAGACGCGCCACCTCGTCGCGGTCGTAGTCGAGCGTCACCACGTGCCAGCTCCGCTCGAGCACGTGGCTCTCGATGACGCGCGAGCCGAGGCTCCGGCGCGCCAGCTCGAGGTTGGCGAGCGGCACGCTGTGGTCGTGGCGCCCGTGGAGGAGGAGTGCCGGCTGCGTGACGCGTCCGATCTCGCCTCGCACGAGGGCCTGGAGGCGCAGCACCTCGAGCACCGCGGCGAGCGGCATGGCGCGGTAGCTCCGGCTCGCGGCGCGCACGGCGGGATCCGCGATGTCCGGCCCGCCGGGCTTGGGGATCGTGGCCCAGCGGCGCGCGATCCACGGGATGCGCGCGAGCAGCGGCAGCCAGCGCGCGCCCGCGCCGCCCAGCTTTAGGGGCGTGCCGCAGAGGACGAGGGCCGAGACCTCCGAGGGGCGCGTCGCCGCGAGGTGGAGCGCCAGGAGCGCGCCAAGCGACATGCCGGCGACCGCGAGCGCGGGCACGTCGCGGCGGAGGCGGTCGGCGCCCTCGGCGACGGACGCGAACCACTCCGCCCAGCGGGTGGCGGCCAGGTCGGCGACCCGGGTCCCGTGGCCGGCCAGGCGTACGGCGCGGACCGGGAAGCCCCGCGCGGCCAGCGCCTCGCCGAGCGGGCGCATCTCGTCGGGCGTGGCGGTGAAGCCGTGGATCAGGAGGCAGCCGAGGGGCCGGGAGCCCGCGAGCGCGAAGCCCTCGGCCGCGGGCGCGCTACCCGGGGGCGAGCAGATCGTTATGCACATCGAGCGCGCCCTCGCGCTGGGCGCGCCCCTTCAGGTGATCCACGTACGCCGTCCACACGGCCGCGTGCTTCTGCTTGAGGAGCGTCTCGCGCAGCTTGTCCCTGGCGCCCTCGAAGCCCGCCATGTCGGCGGGCGTGCGGGCGCGCAGCGCGGCCACGATCGCGTCGCCGCCCGTCGTGTACGCTCTGGGCGCGAGCGGAGCCTCGGCGGTGAGCGCGAAGGCGTCGGCGGTCAGCTCCGGGACCGAGCCGATCTTCGGGATCGGCTCCCTGCGCTCGAACGGTCCGCTCTCCTCGACCTGGACGCCGGCCTCGGCGGCGGCCTGGTCGAGACCGATCTCCCTGGCGCGGGCGAGGAGCTTCTCGGCGCGCTCCCTGGCGGCCGCCTCGCTGCGCTCGCGGCGGGCGTCGGCCGCCACGCGCTCGCGCACGTCGTCGAGCGGCGGCGTGTGCGCCTCGCTGTACCCGAAGGGCATGAGCAGGTAGATCGCACCCGGGACCTCGATCAGGTCGCTCGCCTCGCCCTCGCGCAACGCGAAGGCGGACTCGACGAACCTCGGCACGTGCCCCAGGCCCGGCACCTCGGGTCCGTTCGTGAAGGGCGGCGTCTCCTCGATCGTGCGGCCGGCGAGCGCCTCGGCGAAGGGCGTGCCGCGGGCGACCTTGCGGCGGTCCCCTTCCGCCTGCTTGCGCGCCAGCTCGAGGGCGCGCTCCTGCTTCAAGCCGTCCACGAGTTCGTCGTGCACGGCCTCGAGCGGCTTCACGCCCCCGGGCCGATGCTCCTCGATCTTGATCACGTGAAAGCCGAAGGACGTCTCGACGACCCCGCTCACGCCGCCCGCCGGGAGGGCGAAAGCCGCCTCCTCGAACGGGGGCGCCATGCGGCCGCGCGGGAAGAGGCCCAGGTCGCCGCCGTTCGCCGCCGAGCCGGAATCCTCCGAACTCGCCTTGGCGAGCGCGGCGAAGTCGGCGCCCGCCTTCACCTTGGCGAGCAGGTCCTCGGCCTTCTTCCGCGCCGCGGCCTTGGCGTCCGGGCTCGAGTCACCGTCGGCCTTCACCAGGATGTGGCGGGCGCGCACCTGCTCGGGCTCGGTGAACTTGTCCTCCTTGTGGAGCGCGTAGTACTCGGCGACCTCGCCGTCCTTCACCTCGACCTCGGACAGGAAGTCGGCCGGCCGGTAGGCGACGTAGCGGGCCCGCACACGCGCCGGGA
Proteins encoded:
- a CDS encoding alpha/beta fold hydrolase, which produces MCITICSPPGSAPAAEGFALAGSRPLGCLLIHGFTATPDEMRPLGEALAARGFPVRAVRLAGHGTRVADLAATRWAEWFASVAEGADRLRRDVPALAVAGMSLGALLALHLAATRPSEVSALVLCGTPLKLGGAGARWLPLLARIPWIARRWATIPKPGGPDIADPAVRAASRSYRAMPLAAVLEVLRLQALVRGEIGRVTQPALLLHGRHDHSVPLANLELARRSLGSRVIESHVLERSWHVVTLDYDRDEVARLAADFLGRVEAAAAPPCPARC